One region of Syntrophobacter fumaroxidans MPOB genomic DNA includes:
- a CDS encoding Tim44 domain-containing protein produces the protein MKKKALYLAVLFSIIVMFCVATLLESSAWARAGGGSSSGSRGSRSFSAPSAPPSRPSPGPSPSSPGFGTPGSRQIPGSPPPSTGFSRSPFWQGMAGGLAGGLIGNMLFGGRGYAGPGGGGGGGYGGPGLLDLLIIGVGIYFLMKFLKRRREQQADTLLYSDSGMARPQQPYYGGGGQPEYLPPADDVERGFQELRRFDPGFNEESFKETVQDLFFRIQAGWMNRSLDGIEGLLAPEMKAFFASEFDRLRRSGRINKLENIAVRKVEPSEVWQEEGKDYVTVLFTANLLDYTVDDKTGQVVEGDKLNPVKFQEFWTFCRDIGTQRWQLTAINQMNEPLPHLN, from the coding sequence ATGAAGAAAAAGGCCTTGTACCTGGCCGTGTTGTTTTCGATCATCGTCATGTTCTGCGTTGCCACGCTGCTGGAGTCCAGCGCCTGGGCACGCGCGGGCGGCGGATCGTCCTCGGGAAGTCGGGGCAGCCGCAGTTTCTCGGCGCCGAGCGCCCCTCCCTCGAGACCCTCCCCCGGCCCATCCCCCTCGAGCCCGGGGTTCGGAACGCCCGGTTCCAGGCAGATCCCCGGTTCCCCCCCACCGTCTACCGGTTTTTCCAGGAGTCCGTTCTGGCAGGGGATGGCTGGAGGGCTTGCCGGAGGGCTCATCGGCAATATGCTGTTCGGGGGGCGAGGCTACGCCGGTCCCGGAGGTGGTGGCGGAGGCGGATACGGTGGACCCGGCCTGCTGGATTTGCTCATCATCGGCGTGGGGATCTACTTCCTGATGAAATTCCTGAAACGGCGACGGGAACAGCAGGCGGATACGCTCCTCTACAGTGACTCGGGCATGGCTCGTCCGCAGCAACCCTATTACGGCGGCGGAGGGCAACCGGAGTATCTCCCGCCCGCGGACGACGTGGAACGCGGCTTTCAGGAGCTCAGACGTTTCGATCCCGGTTTCAATGAGGAGAGCTTCAAAGAGACCGTTCAGGATCTCTTTTTCCGCATCCAGGCGGGTTGGATGAATCGCAGTCTCGACGGTATCGAAGGGTTGCTCGCCCCCGAGATGAAGGCATTTTTTGCGAGTGAATTCGATCGGTTGAGAAGGTCCGGGCGAATCAATAAACTGGAGAACATCGCGGTGCGCAAGGTCGAGCCGAGCGAGGTCTGGCAGGAGGAGGGCAAGGACTATGTGACAGTGCTCTTTACCGCCAATCTCCTTGACTACACGGTGGATGACAAGACCGGCCAGGTGGTCGAGGGGGACAAGCTGAATCCCGTCAAGTTCCAGGAATTCTGGACGTTCTGCCGGGATATCGGCACTCAGCGTTGGCAGCTAACGGCCATCAATCAGATGAATGAACCATTGCCGCACCTCAATTAA
- a CDS encoding universal stress protein, which yields MESARKLVLLGVDGSDQSLEIVKYASSVLNLAQTEIVLFHVMDKAPDIFWDREKDPLVNKHMEYMKNWDAHKEAKIREFMDEARKLLVAAGVPADNVSLNVQKRKEGIARDILAESKFGYDMVMVGRKGLGMVDDAMLGSVASKVLIHTTEIPICLVGGKPSAKKILVAVDNSWGSKRAVSFAGKMLTGSAPSVEMVHVVRVPHEEGEQGNNEGLIKELQAEAESVMKPVFDKAAKTLIDCGVDASKIKTKVISGVGSRAAAIFEEAKSGRIGTVVVGRRGVSEVEEFNMGRVATKLTQLGKNVALWIVI from the coding sequence ATGGAATCGGCGAGAAAATTAGTTTTGCTGGGTGTCGACGGATCGGACCAGTCGCTCGAGATCGTGAAGTATGCGAGTTCGGTGCTCAACCTGGCCCAGACTGAAATCGTGCTTTTCCATGTCATGGACAAAGCGCCCGATATCTTCTGGGATCGTGAAAAAGACCCCCTGGTGAACAAACACATGGAATACATGAAGAACTGGGATGCCCACAAGGAAGCCAAGATCCGGGAATTCATGGACGAGGCGCGCAAACTGCTGGTTGCGGCGGGTGTTCCCGCGGACAATGTGAGCCTCAATGTCCAGAAAAGAAAAGAGGGGATCGCGCGCGACATCCTGGCGGAGTCCAAATTCGGCTACGACATGGTGATGGTGGGACGCAAAGGCCTCGGCATGGTCGATGACGCCATGCTGGGCAGCGTGGCGAGCAAAGTGCTCATCCACACCACCGAAATACCCATCTGCCTGGTCGGGGGCAAGCCTTCCGCCAAGAAGATACTGGTAGCCGTCGATAACTCGTGGGGATCAAAACGTGCGGTATCCTTCGCCGGGAAAATGCTGACGGGATCGGCTCCTTCCGTGGAGATGGTTCACGTGGTGCGGGTGCCCCACGAAGAGGGGGAGCAGGGGAACAACGAAGGGCTGATCAAAGAGCTCCAGGCGGAAGCCGAAAGTGTCATGAAGCCGGTTTTCGATAAAGCGGCGAAGACTCTGATCGATTGCGGCGTCGATGCGTCCAAGATAAAGACAAAGGTCATCTCGGGAGTGGGGAGCCGCGCCGCCGCCATATTCGAAGAAGCAAAGAGCGGACGGATCGGTACGGTCGTGGTCGGCCGAAGAGGTGTATCCGAAGTCGAGGAATTCAACATGGGCCGCGTCGCCACCAAGCTGACTCAGCTCGGGAAGAACGTGGCGCTGTGGATCGTCATCTGA
- a CDS encoding Ni/Fe hydrogenase subunit alpha, translating into MSRVINIAPITRIEGHASIAIKLDAKGNVADSKVHYQSLRGFEKFIEGKPAEEVPRIVNRICGICPWHHHTASNKAVDLCFGVTVTPAGRKLRELMQIISHGEDKILNFFFLAAPDFVMGPDADYGVRNVIGVAKAAPELATKAVQMRYKAKMILEKFSGKAIHPHAAVAGGFCKPLLEAERQEFLPQIRELLDFSLFTLGFAKAEVFPKYLDAVKVLGVINTGFIGTVDEQGALNVFGGNLRIMKPDGTFVEFDPQNYTDYIGEAVTPFSYGKYPYAKCWNEGFSLDIDNPKGIYRANCLARINVADKMATPRAQAELEEFRAAFGRPAQLTLLYHWARLIEDVYAYERAIELLEDPEITDTNVRAKVEPKAGRGVGCVEAPRGTLIHDYSTDDKGLITRANLIVGTTHNLGPIHMSVHQAARALIKDGEVNEGILNKIEMAVRAYDP; encoded by the coding sequence ATGTCGCGAGTCATCAACATTGCGCCCATCACCCGGATCGAGGGGCATGCCTCGATAGCCATCAAACTGGACGCAAAGGGGAATGTGGCGGACAGCAAGGTTCATTACCAGTCTTTGCGGGGATTCGAAAAATTCATTGAGGGAAAACCGGCGGAGGAAGTGCCTCGGATCGTGAACCGCATTTGCGGCATCTGCCCGTGGCACCATCACACGGCGTCCAACAAAGCCGTAGATCTGTGCTTCGGCGTCACCGTCACGCCCGCCGGGCGTAAACTGCGCGAGCTCATGCAGATCATCTCCCACGGTGAGGACAAGATACTGAACTTCTTTTTTCTGGCGGCCCCCGATTTCGTCATGGGTCCCGATGCCGACTACGGCGTCCGCAACGTCATCGGAGTGGCCAAAGCTGCTCCTGAGCTGGCCACAAAAGCCGTGCAAATGCGCTACAAGGCGAAAATGATCCTGGAGAAATTCTCGGGGAAGGCCATCCACCCGCACGCCGCAGTGGCCGGCGGCTTCTGCAAGCCCTTGCTTGAGGCGGAACGCCAGGAGTTCCTGCCCCAGATCCGTGAATTGCTGGACTTTTCGCTGTTTACCCTCGGGTTTGCCAAGGCCGAGGTGTTCCCGAAGTATCTCGATGCGGTCAAAGTGCTGGGCGTGATCAACACCGGCTTTATCGGCACGGTGGACGAGCAGGGGGCTTTGAACGTCTTCGGCGGAAACCTCCGCATCATGAAGCCTGACGGCACTTTCGTCGAATTCGATCCTCAGAACTACACCGATTACATCGGTGAAGCCGTGACGCCTTTTTCGTACGGCAAATATCCTTATGCCAAGTGCTGGAACGAGGGCTTTTCGCTCGATATCGACAACCCGAAGGGAATCTACCGGGCCAACTGCCTGGCGCGCATCAACGTGGCGGACAAAATGGCCACCCCGCGCGCCCAGGCCGAGCTGGAGGAGTTCCGGGCGGCTTTCGGCAGACCCGCGCAATTGACGTTGCTGTACCATTGGGCAAGATTGATCGAGGACGTCTATGCCTACGAGCGGGCCATTGAGCTGCTGGAGGACCCTGAGATCACGGATACCAACGTCCGCGCCAAGGTGGAGCCCAAAGCAGGCAGAGGCGTGGGATGCGTGGAGGCGCCGCGAGGAACCCTGATCCACGACTACTCGACCGACGACAAGGGGTTGATCACTCGCGCGAACCTGATTGTGGGCACCACTCACAACCTGGGACCGATTCACATGAGCGTCCACCAGGCGGCAAGAGCCCTCATCAAGGATGGCGAAGTCAACGAAGGGATATTGAACAAGATTGAAATGGCGGTACGCGCCTACGACCCCTGA
- a CDS encoding methyl viologen-reducing hydrogenase, whose product MAVKVAEEWLNACSGCEISIVDLGERLLAVLDLVEFVHIPVLLDHKYYGQLGEGKHINIPEATVGIISGSIRNHEHLEVAEEMRRKCQIIIALGTCATHGGIPALANSYRNQEILDRYYHTETTDKVDEYPSEGIPHLLDSVYALDEKIKVDIYLPGCAPHPDQVFAALAGLLAGELPKLPDRSVCDQCPTVREGKGQVKQLRRFLEAPHYGAPDEPIDKMRCLLEQGFLCMGSVTKAGCGGDKIVPRCIAARVPCRGCYGPVQHDGNQLLQMLNALASNGIDIHSLPDYVSLLRFSGAHKLLRPGHKQKEA is encoded by the coding sequence ATGGCAGTCAAAGTTGCGGAAGAATGGTTGAACGCATGTTCGGGATGCGAAATCTCCATCGTGGATCTGGGTGAAAGGTTGCTGGCCGTGCTGGACCTGGTCGAATTCGTCCACATCCCGGTGCTGTTGGATCATAAATATTATGGTCAACTGGGCGAAGGCAAGCACATCAACATCCCGGAAGCGACGGTGGGCATCATCAGCGGGAGTATTCGGAACCACGAGCACCTGGAAGTGGCGGAAGAGATGCGCAGGAAGTGCCAGATCATCATCGCCCTGGGCACGTGTGCAACCCACGGCGGGATCCCGGCGCTCGCCAACTCCTACCGGAACCAGGAAATCCTGGATCGCTACTACCATACCGAGACCACCGACAAGGTGGATGAATATCCAAGCGAAGGGATCCCCCACCTGCTCGACTCCGTTTATGCCCTGGACGAGAAAATCAAGGTGGACATCTATTTGCCGGGCTGCGCTCCGCATCCCGACCAGGTCTTCGCGGCGCTGGCCGGATTGCTGGCGGGTGAGCTGCCCAAGCTTCCCGACCGGAGCGTCTGTGACCAGTGCCCCACGGTCCGGGAGGGCAAAGGACAAGTGAAACAGCTGCGCCGCTTTCTGGAGGCGCCTCATTACGGTGCGCCGGATGAGCCTATCGACAAGATGCGCTGCCTCCTGGAACAGGGCTTTCTCTGCATGGGATCGGTTACCAAGGCCGGATGCGGAGGCGACAAAATAGTGCCCCGGTGCATCGCGGCCAGGGTCCCCTGCCGCGGCTGCTACGGGCCGGTCCAGCACGATGGCAATCAGCTCCTGCAAATGTTGAATGCGCTGGCATCCAATGGAATAGACATCCACTCTCTGCCCGATTATGTTTCTCTCTTGAGGTTTTCCGGTGCTCACAAGCTGCTGCGCCCCGGGCATAAACAAAAGGAGGCCTAG
- a CDS encoding hydrogenase iron-sulfur subunit gives MSDDFKPVIIGFLCTWUAYAAADLAGVSRMQYPPHLRIIRVMCSGMVNPELVVHALTQGADGVIIMGCHLGECHYLEGNFKTDARFEGTRVVLENCGVDAERFETVWVSSAEAPKFAENVVRFSEKIRKMGPNPLRVQKVVNA, from the coding sequence ATGTCTGATGATTTCAAACCGGTCATCATAGGATTTCTGTGCACGTGGTGAGCATACGCTGCTGCTGACCTGGCTGGGGTCAGTCGTATGCAATATCCTCCGCATTTGCGGATCATCCGGGTCATGTGCTCCGGCATGGTGAACCCTGAGCTCGTGGTGCACGCCCTGACCCAGGGAGCGGACGGCGTCATTATCATGGGATGTCACCTGGGCGAGTGCCATTATCTCGAGGGCAATTTCAAGACGGACGCGCGTTTCGAGGGCACGAGAGTGGTTCTCGAAAATTGCGGAGTCGATGCCGAGCGTTTCGAGACCGTGTGGGTGTCGTCCGCCGAGGCGCCTAAATTTGCGGAGAACGTGGTCAGATTTTCCGAGAAAATCAGGAAAATGGGCCCGAACCCTCTGCGTGTCCAGAAGGTGGTCAACGCCTAA
- a CDS encoding CoB--CoM heterodisulfide reductase iron-sulfur subunit A family protein encodes MSGNGKSTVPSTEEVRIGVFVCHCGSNIAGYLDCEALTAFAATLPGVVYAKNNLYTCSDSGIAEIQRAIREQGLTRVVVASCSPRTHMPLFKSSCAEAGLNQYLFEMANIRDQCSWVHMQEREDATAKARDLIRMAVAKAAFLEPQEDIESSLVRKALVIGGGIAGLSAAQALADMKMEVLLAEKESALGGLLNRINRLAPSGESASELIGTLIADVTSKPNVKVHLESELVGLGGVIGNYEITLRNRKGKEISDTVGCVVVATGAEPFKPKGMFGYNGKNVITQIELEERLRDGKFKADRVVMIQCVGARCDERKYCSRVCCLTAVKNSLYIKDLNPDAHVHILYRDIQMYGTENERMLWESRGRGVRYDVYDVDRPPVVKKDGVVEFYQPLTGLTEELPYDLVVLSTPLVGREENSALAQLMRIPMDQNGFMLEAHAKLRPLDFATDGLFLAGTARYPATVTEAQAQGLGSASRAGTVLFKDKLVTSALVSYVTDRCDGCALCVDLCPYLALKIEEVEEEGRKRKRIKTDNILCKGCGVCAATCPKGGILVHGFTLQQLKAQVDAALASVRAEI; translated from the coding sequence ATGAGTGGAAATGGAAAAAGCACGGTTCCAAGTACTGAAGAGGTGCGGATAGGGGTATTCGTCTGCCATTGCGGCTCAAACATTGCCGGCTACCTGGACTGCGAGGCTCTGACCGCCTTTGCCGCCACTCTTCCCGGCGTGGTGTACGCCAAGAACAACCTCTACACCTGTTCCGATTCGGGTATTGCCGAGATTCAGAGAGCGATCAGGGAGCAGGGATTGACCCGGGTCGTGGTGGCTTCCTGCTCTCCCCGCACGCACATGCCTCTGTTCAAGAGTTCGTGCGCAGAGGCGGGATTGAACCAGTACCTTTTCGAAATGGCCAACATTCGGGATCAGTGTTCCTGGGTGCACATGCAGGAACGGGAGGACGCCACCGCGAAAGCCAGGGATCTCATCCGGATGGCGGTTGCCAAGGCAGCCTTCCTCGAACCTCAGGAGGACATCGAGTCGTCGCTGGTTCGCAAGGCGCTGGTCATCGGCGGGGGAATCGCCGGACTGTCCGCCGCGCAGGCGCTGGCCGACATGAAAATGGAGGTCCTGTTGGCCGAGAAGGAATCCGCGCTGGGAGGGCTTCTCAACCGGATCAACCGTCTCGCCCCGAGCGGGGAAAGCGCTTCCGAGCTCATCGGGACGCTCATCGCCGACGTCACTTCCAAGCCGAACGTGAAGGTGCACCTGGAATCCGAGCTGGTTGGGCTGGGGGGAGTCATCGGGAACTACGAGATCACACTGCGCAACCGCAAGGGAAAGGAAATTTCCGACACGGTGGGTTGCGTCGTGGTGGCGACCGGAGCGGAGCCCTTCAAACCCAAGGGCATGTTTGGATACAACGGCAAGAATGTGATCACCCAGATCGAGCTGGAGGAGCGGCTGCGCGACGGCAAGTTCAAGGCCGACCGCGTGGTGATGATCCAGTGCGTCGGCGCGCGCTGCGATGAACGCAAGTACTGTTCCCGCGTGTGCTGCCTCACGGCGGTCAAGAATTCGCTCTACATCAAAGACCTCAACCCCGACGCCCACGTCCATATCCTGTATCGCGACATTCAGATGTATGGGACGGAAAACGAACGGATGCTCTGGGAATCCCGTGGGCGCGGAGTGCGCTACGACGTGTACGACGTCGACCGTCCGCCGGTCGTGAAAAAAGACGGTGTGGTGGAGTTTTATCAGCCCCTCACGGGTTTGACGGAGGAGCTCCCCTACGACCTGGTGGTGCTTTCAACCCCGCTCGTCGGGCGCGAGGAGAATTCCGCGCTTGCACAGCTGATGCGCATCCCCATGGATCAAAACGGATTCATGCTCGAGGCTCACGCCAAGCTGCGTCCCCTCGATTTCGCCACCGACGGGTTGTTCCTGGCCGGCACGGCCCGCTACCCTGCCACGGTGACCGAAGCGCAGGCACAGGGGCTTGGGTCGGCCTCACGGGCCGGTACGGTGCTGTTCAAGGACAAGCTGGTCACGAGCGCACTGGTTTCATATGTGACTGATCGTTGCGACGGCTGTGCCCTCTGCGTGGATCTTTGTCCCTACCTGGCGCTCAAGATCGAGGAAGTGGAAGAAGAGGGTCGCAAACGCAAGCGGATCAAGACCGACAATATTCTCTGCAAAGGTTGCGGTGTTTGCGCGGCCACCTGTCCCAAGGGGGGCATCCTTGTTCACGGTTTTACCCTGCAGCAGTTGAAAGCCCAGGTGGATGCGGCTCTCGCTTCGGTGAGGGCTGAAATATAG
- the fdhF gene encoding formate dehydrogenase subunit alpha, which produces MEYRSVLTTCTYCGCGCGFYLTVIDGRVVDTIPCKTNPVNEGKLCIKGWNVHEFVHSPNRLTQPLLRKNGTLTPVSWDEALDFTASRLREIKEAHGSDSVAFLASAKVTNEENYLIQKFARAAVGTNNVDHCARLUHSSTVAGLAASFGSGAMTNSIAELEDSDCILVIGSNTTSSHPLVATRIFRAKEKGAKVIVADPRNVQLVKKADLHIRHNLGTDVALVNGIMHVILARGWHNQAFVDERTEGFEEFRKVIEQYTPERTAEITGVPAEDIITVADWYANARAGSIVYCMGITQHTTGVDNVKSLANLSMLTGHIGRESTGVNPLRGQNNVQGACDMGGLPNVYPGYQPVNVPANKEKFEAAWNAKLSDKVGLTIPGVLEGLSAGTVKAAYVVGENPMMSDPDVHHVEKALRNAELLVVQDIFLTPTAELAHVVLPGASFAEKDGTFSSTERRVQRVRQAVKPVGDSRADWEILQEVSTRFGYPMKYASPAEIMEEVARMTPSYGGITFDRLEGDGLCWPCPTADHPGTKFLHAGKFSRGLGLFHAIEYKPPAEVVDSEFPFWLTTGRVHVHYHTGTMTRNSPSLHQEMPEGFLELNPQDAQELGVKSGDRVRVVSRRGEMVTRVDLTMRVRQGMVFMPFHFIESCANLLTNSAHDPIAKIPEYKVCAVSLERAV; this is translated from the coding sequence ATGGAGTACCGGAGTGTATTGACCACTTGCACTTACTGCGGTTGCGGGTGCGGGTTCTACCTGACGGTCATTGACGGCCGGGTGGTGGACACCATCCCGTGCAAGACAAACCCGGTAAACGAAGGAAAGCTTTGCATCAAAGGCTGGAATGTCCATGAGTTCGTACACAGCCCCAATCGTCTGACTCAACCGCTGCTGCGCAAAAACGGCACGTTGACGCCGGTGTCCTGGGACGAGGCCCTGGATTTCACGGCCTCTCGTCTCCGGGAAATCAAGGAGGCGCACGGCAGCGACAGCGTCGCCTTCCTGGCATCGGCCAAGGTGACCAACGAAGAAAACTACCTCATCCAGAAATTTGCACGCGCCGCGGTGGGCACCAACAATGTGGACCACTGCGCGCGGCTCTGACACTCCTCGACGGTGGCAGGTCTTGCCGCGTCTTTTGGCAGTGGGGCGATGACGAACTCCATCGCTGAACTGGAGGATTCGGACTGCATTCTCGTGATCGGCTCCAACACCACGTCGTCTCATCCCCTGGTGGCGACACGGATTTTTCGCGCCAAGGAAAAAGGTGCGAAAGTGATTGTCGCGGACCCGCGCAACGTTCAACTGGTGAAAAAGGCCGACCTGCACATACGGCACAACCTCGGCACCGACGTCGCGCTGGTGAACGGGATCATGCACGTCATCCTGGCCAGGGGCTGGCACAACCAGGCTTTCGTGGACGAACGGACCGAGGGGTTCGAAGAGTTCCGCAAGGTGATCGAGCAGTACACCCCGGAGCGCACCGCGGAGATCACCGGTGTCCCGGCCGAGGACATCATCACGGTCGCCGACTGGTATGCCAACGCTCGAGCCGGCTCCATCGTCTACTGCATGGGGATCACGCAGCACACGACGGGTGTGGACAACGTCAAGAGCCTGGCAAACCTCTCCATGCTGACGGGCCACATCGGGCGGGAATCGACCGGCGTCAACCCCTTGCGCGGCCAGAACAACGTGCAGGGAGCCTGCGACATGGGCGGCCTGCCGAACGTCTATCCGGGATACCAGCCGGTGAACGTTCCGGCCAACAAGGAGAAGTTCGAGGCGGCCTGGAACGCGAAGCTCTCCGACAAGGTCGGGTTGACCATCCCCGGCGTGCTCGAAGGACTGAGCGCGGGCACGGTGAAGGCGGCCTACGTGGTGGGGGAAAACCCCATGATGAGCGATCCTGACGTACATCACGTGGAGAAGGCCCTGCGCAACGCCGAATTGCTGGTGGTGCAGGACATCTTCCTCACGCCGACGGCCGAACTGGCCCACGTGGTGCTGCCCGGGGCGTCGTTCGCCGAAAAGGACGGGACCTTCTCGAGCACGGAAAGACGAGTACAAAGGGTGCGGCAGGCGGTCAAGCCGGTGGGCGATTCCCGTGCGGACTGGGAGATCCTCCAGGAGGTGTCCACGCGATTCGGCTACCCCATGAAGTATGCGTCGCCTGCGGAGATCATGGAGGAAGTCGCCCGGATGACCCCTTCCTACGGAGGCATCACTTTCGATCGCCTGGAAGGGGACGGACTTTGCTGGCCGTGTCCGACCGCGGACCATCCCGGCACGAAATTCCTGCACGCAGGAAAATTTTCAAGGGGCCTCGGCCTCTTTCACGCCATCGAGTACAAACCGCCCGCGGAAGTGGTCGACAGCGAGTTCCCGTTCTGGCTCACCACCGGGCGAGTGCACGTCCACTACCACACCGGGACCATGACTCGCAATTCACCATCCCTTCACCAGGAAATGCCCGAGGGGTTCCTCGAGCTCAATCCTCAGGATGCGCAGGAACTCGGCGTGAAATCGGGCGACAGGGTGCGGGTGGTTTCCAGGCGAGGAGAGATGGTCACGCGGGTGGACCTGACCATGCGGGTCAGGCAGGGAATGGTGTTCATGCCGTTCCACTTTATCGAAAGCTGTGCGAACCTTCTCACCAATTCGGCCCATGATCCCATCGCCAAGATCCCCGAATACAAGGTGTGTGCGGTGTCACTGGAAAGGGCCGTGTGA
- a CDS encoding 4Fe-4S dicluster domain-containing protein — protein sequence MVDEIKARVQELLASGKIKGFLGLREMHGQVGPYLFTDGSDLDGLVAGDRKSPGDSRYPLNRQLMMIAGHYPKETFGVLIRGCDERGLKTLFSSNQLIPEKVVPVGIACPQELADACECMKPFPDEYVAGEPGEGRPFGTVERIESLALDERFELWMAEFAKCIKCYGCRNICPMCYCRECTLESKDFVNIGSLPPESPIFHLTRAVHMAGRCIDCGLCNEACPAGIPVRTLYKKVADIVQQEFNLRPGYDSPNAEQSSSSLGEAARH from the coding sequence ATGGTTGACGAGATCAAGGCAAGAGTGCAAGAGCTCCTGGCGTCCGGCAAGATCAAAGGATTTCTCGGCCTTCGGGAGATGCACGGTCAGGTCGGGCCATATCTTTTCACGGATGGAAGCGACCTCGACGGACTGGTCGCGGGCGATCGAAAGAGTCCCGGCGACAGCCGTTACCCTCTCAACCGGCAACTCATGATGATCGCCGGTCATTATCCGAAGGAGACGTTCGGAGTTTTGATTCGAGGCTGCGATGAGCGCGGCTTGAAGACGCTTTTCAGCTCCAATCAGCTCATTCCTGAAAAGGTCGTCCCGGTGGGCATTGCCTGTCCCCAGGAACTGGCCGATGCCTGTGAATGCATGAAACCTTTCCCCGACGAATACGTTGCCGGCGAACCCGGCGAGGGGCGTCCGTTCGGAACGGTCGAGCGCATTGAATCGTTGGCGCTCGACGAGCGGTTCGAGCTTTGGATGGCCGAATTCGCCAAATGCATCAAGTGCTACGGTTGCCGGAATATCTGCCCGATGTGTTATTGCAGGGAGTGTACGCTGGAGAGCAAGGATTTTGTGAACATCGGCAGCCTTCCCCCGGAAAGCCCTATCTTCCACCTGACGCGCGCCGTGCACATGGCGGGCAGATGCATCGACTGCGGGCTGTGCAATGAAGCCTGTCCCGCGGGTATCCCCGTCCGGACCTTGTACAAGAAGGTTGCCGACATCGTCCAGCAGGAATTCAATCTTCGGCCGGGGTATGATAGTCCAAATGCCGAGCAATCCTCCAGCAGCCTCGGTGAAGCTGCAAGACACTGA
- a CDS encoding hydrogenase iron-sulfur subunit has product MSEDFKPVIVGFLCTWUAFAAADLAGVSRSQYPPNLRIVRMMCSGMVSPDLILRALSKGVDGVLVLGCHLGECHYLEGNYMAAKRVALLKQLLAFSGINPDRLRAEWLSSAEAPTLVRVATEFSEQIKALGPSPLRMAA; this is encoded by the coding sequence ATGTCAGAAGATTTCAAACCGGTAATCGTCGGATTTCTGTGTACGTGGTGAGCATTTGCCGCTGCTGACCTGGCTGGGGTCAGTCGTTCGCAGTACCCGCCCAATCTGCGCATCGTCCGGATGATGTGTTCCGGTATGGTCAGCCCCGACCTGATCCTGCGCGCACTGTCGAAAGGTGTCGACGGAGTTCTGGTGCTCGGCTGTCACCTCGGGGAATGCCATTACCTGGAAGGCAATTACATGGCGGCAAAGCGGGTCGCACTGCTGAAGCAATTGCTCGCTTTTTCCGGGATCAATCCGGATCGGCTGCGGGCGGAGTGGCTGTCGTCCGCCGAGGCGCCGACTCTCGTCCGGGTTGCTACCGAATTCAGCGAACAGATCAAGGCGCTGGGCCCGTCGCCGTTGAGGATGGCAGCCTGA